The Aedes albopictus strain Foshan chromosome 1, AalbF5, whole genome shotgun sequence genomic interval TTAGTTCTAACGACACTGCCGAGGGTTTTGGTTGTAATGCGAAATCCACACTTCCTCAATTTAGTAGTTCTGCGCGCCAAGTGCGACCAgaacatttggtggctccagagaggaaaaaGTGAACTCCAGGAAGTGTTCTTGTGAGGTGTTGTCGGCGCCAGAAGACCGGCTAGTGATTTTTAGAACTCCGACAGTAATTCTGTCGTAGAGTAAGTGTAATAACCGAGTAAGTCGCTGAGTCGCAAACGGTTAGTTAGTGAGTGACTTTTGTAGTAGAAGAGTAATGTTAAGAACGCGACGATATTATTAGCAAATTATGGGGCGCAAACCATATCGCAATAATTCGAACCAATCATAAGTaatgttccttaaaaaaaaacaagcatcaATAATCCATCCCACAACAACCAAACAAGTGAACCAGGTAGAGATTCGATCCTTGACGATCCCACCATTCAACCAAGAAAGAGATCGAACGAAAGAGAAAGTGTCAATAATAACACTTGTCATGCGGCGCACGCCCCGGGGGAGATGCAGGGTCCGAACCGTTCATACTTATTATGCGCCGGCCGTACTCGAGCCAGGTACTCGTATAGTTCTAGATATACGCAGTGTACACATTGAGAAAGGAAAGGTGTAGGACACGATTGCATTATTATACGACGGTCAGGCCAGAGCTAGAGCTAGGATCTTGTAATAGCTCTGGATGCACGCAGTGTACGCATCGGGAAAGGAAAGGCGTAGGGCACGATTGCATGATTATGCGCCGGTTAGGCCAGAGCTAGAGTTTCGGTAAAATTCTAAGAAGGTAGGTGACCGCCACGACAACAATCGGTTAAGGCCAGTGGCTGGGTTACATAATAGCAGGAATAGGCGGGAAGGAATAAATGCATCCCAACGTCGAGAAAAAAGGGCTGACGCCCACGAAAATGAAGGATCGTAAAATTGGAAATTTATTATCAAGCGTGACAAAAATACCTGAAAAACAATTGTACCATTTGCCGTCCCTTCGCATTCTAGAATTAGGTTCGAAACTAAGATATATAAGGCAATTCTCGAAATACATGCAGTAACGTTTTAACATCGAATCGGTAAACATCGTTCCTCGAAAGAAATACCTTTGGTATGGTCAACAATCAATTTCCATTCAGATTGAATGGAACTTGAACATTCTGGGAAAGACCATCTTCCTCCAACTTCCACCGTCAGGTACTAGGCGTACTAGCCTGACAGTCTGAAGTATCCAGAAGACCGATTCTCCCGGCTTCCACGCCAAGGCAAGTACGCGTAAGGCTGTGCTCCCTTCCGAACATAGATTATTCGTTCAGGCGAGTATCGTTTCGACGGAGTAGAGTTTCACGCTAGAAGGTCTTACGGGCAGCCTCGACCTCCACTTGCAGTTACTAGGTATACTAGGCTGATTATTCTGAGGGACGTAGGCAATACGTTGGATTTTCGAACAACAACAATCCGGATATGGACACGCGTTAATAAGATCTCGTTTCCCTTCGATTGTGGATTACTCGTTTAGGCGAGTATAATTTCGACAGAACAAGGTCTTATTCTAACTTTCAGTCTGAGGGCTGGAGCAGTACGCTTTACTTTCGTGTGTCGACTAAATCGCACCAATTTCGGCAGGCATTCCGAAATATTTCGAAATCCCTTCTAGAGACCATGttttatggtggctccagagaggagataAGAGATTGTATTCAATCAAAGTGTtggaaagttcccaaaatagtACCGTGCATCGAAACAGTATGCTGCAAGTGAGTTAGCGAAAGATAGTGTTATTCATCAAAGTCAACAGCAACCGGAGCGAAAACACTAAAAAAAGTGTTTCTACAGTATGCTGTAAGTGCATCAGCGGAAAAAAGTGCAATTCAACAATAGACCTTACTCTCGAGGACCAAGTTTATTATCGCTTCGCTGCATCGGAAAGTGCTGAAGCCCGAAGGTGCACATCTATGGTGAGCCAGAACCCTATCGGACGGGAACTACACCAAGTTGGGAGTTTAAACTCATCTTGGCGAGCAAATAAATATCGAGGATCGCCGCATCGAGGAGTCATCAGCTAATCGAGGAAATATTAATCGAATCGAAACCCTGTTGAGGCTATCCAAGATGAAATTCAATGTCTATGTCCGGAGTGTTTTGGGCAGTAGCCTTCCAGCTGCTATCCGTCCTCACGGGACTGATATTTATCTTCAACTTGATGTTCATGAAGGACACATTCTGTTTCAGAATTCCTTGTGGTTTTCTCAAACTACCGAACGTGAAACTAACGTACAATTTAGTGGAGCAATAAAGACAACTCCTTTACGGGTTGCCAATCCCTTTACAGAAGTGTATGATTCTGTTTGGTGCGCGCATAACCGGGAAGTTGATAATGATCATCATAGCTTGGAAGATGGTAGATCACGCCGTTATTTCGTTGCATCAGGTAAATTTTGGACTATGGTATCGATTCCGATACTTAAGTCCTATGTTCCAATCACTTCCTCACGTTTGGGGAAACGTGATGAATTCGGATTATCCCAATTGCAGATGATTAGAGCGTTTCGAAGCAACGGAGAGATCATCGAAATCATGATTACTGTCGTTTTTGGTAAGAATATGTGTGATTACAAAACGTACAGTGCAGATGACTACAAGAAAATCATTTCTGAGGTCATGTTTATGAGTGATCGTGCTGTTTccttatcaaaaaattggaagggATCTGATATTATGAAAGAATGGTTAGTTATAATAGCCAAGGACCATAGTGCTAGAGTTGACGCGATTGATGTGGATTCATTTACGATATGACATCATGCTTCAGGATTATGATGATTGTTTCCGACGCTATGATAAAATACAGTGCAAACAATTAGCACTACGAAGCAAAACGAATATTAACGGCAATAAAACTGATCCTTCAAACTAGACATAACAAGGATCCGCCTGTACCGACTCTCTCTTCACTTCGATCCTTCCGATCACGTGACGCCCGCCCGTGTAAATTGCAAGACAAAAGGGAAAAACCGGAAAACCCCTGACCGACTGAGTCTGACCGGATACGGTAAACAAAACAGATAAATCCGGAGCACAACTGATTGCTTGAAGCAGGCGGCAAAGCAGGCGGACATTCGAAACATGTGCGAGGCACGTGAATGAAAAAGGTCTCGCAGGTATTCTGTAGTAAAATTTAGAATTAAGCAATCCCTGTATATAAACGTTATTCTGAATATAGGAAGTTAGTTGTATTTTGAAACTTGCGTGAATCAGTCGTTTTCTTCCTTAAACCGAACTCACGACATCGGAAAGCTTCAATTTTAATGCTTTTCAATTCTGGAAAAGCTTCTCGAACGAGTAGCCAGAATCTCGAGAATCATTCAAGATTGATTGCCATTTCCGTGACAAAAACATTTGTACTCTGGATAAcattttggtggctccagagagtaACAACTGATACACATTtcaatttgtattatttttttgtaaGCCTACTTAAATTATAAGTAGCATTTTCACAACCAACTGGTGAAATCAGATTTGTAAGCCTGCTAAACTTGATTAGCAGCATATTGATTAAACAATAAACGTCATTGAATTTATAAGCCTGCTAAATTGATTAGTAGCATATTGATAGACAATTTTACAGCTGTTGATACAATTGTATTTGCAAGCCTACTAAACCAATTAGTAGCATATTGAAACAAGAGACAATGTCTAACAACCCAAACCTTATTAACAATCCAAATGGAAATTGTCGGTTGTGTACCGAGAAGGACCATAAGGACAATATGGTTGCCTGCGATGATTGTGATCGCTGGTAtcatattgagcttctcgagaatttttagcatttcgacaagtttctcttcgacctctaggttgcgcgccagggtataatgtgtgttgggcactttgcgacgattaactcaaatccgcacaccagcgcacaatttgcgcgccgattgcgtatgcgccaagtttttcactagccaaatcactattaatcagtggtttaatgaagtaaaagcgttgttaccgtcaataatatctttgttgtacattatttccagacataaagacgttcaatgttttagacaaaaaatggaaccgaaccctaagagagatagagctcttggcgcgaaccattttgacacttgtttatttacattttgtatggcgcacagcccggcgcatgggctgtcggcgcaccagttgttggccggtatgcggatttcagaaaagattcgcaatatcaAGTGCGCCAGGTTAACGCGTACGCCTACTGCTGAGGAAACTTGGACCTGTGCCAAGTGTACGGCAGACCAAACCAAATGGTATAAACAAGGTGCGACAGCAGAGAAACAGACTTCTCCGGCACCAACTAACTCGAACCACCAGAAATGACGAATGCAATAACTAATGCAGTCCAACGCATCAAGATCGAACCGGCAAACAACACTGGAAATGATTGGACAATCTACCTAAAGAGACAGGCGTTGATTAACCTACCAAAGTTCGATGTATCGGCAAAGGAgtggccaaaatttgaaaaaaaatatttaaagacaCCACTGATGAAGGAAGATTTACCTCCATGGAAAATTTGAACAGACTACAACAGTCTCTAGTGGGAGCAGCTGCAAGAAGCGTCAATCAATTAATGATGGACCCCGGAAACGTCGAAAACATTATGGAAAGATTAAAGTTGAATTACGGCCGTCCAGAAACCATCTATAATGAACTTGTGACAGAGTTGACAAAAATTCGAAAAGAAAGCAAGATTGCTGTTATTGAGATTCCGGaagctttagaaaatcttgtcagtaatctggaACTAATAAATTATCAAGATTATCTACGAGACCAAAGGCTTATTGACGAAACGGTGCGAAAATTGCCATATTGTAGCATTCCTGCTACGCATTAGTCATAGGATTTTTCCAAATCGAAAGCGTAAATCTAGGTAACTCTAGTTGTAGGAAACTTAGATGTAAGCTGATGAGAAATACAGCTATCATTCTGAATCCGGACACAGTTGAGTGCTGACTTTATTTTTGATGACAAGTCGGTAGTGAAGTTTTCAGCGGGAGAGAAACTATTACTAGACTAACCGGGAAAGCTCGTCTAGGGCTTCCAGATGTCTTAAACTCCATTGATGATTTGGTTAATGATGTAAAAACAGGTGTAGCCTTCGCTTGCGAGAGGATTCTAGCTCTGGAGTTCTAATATCAAGAATTCAAGTGACAATGATAAGATTATTGACCAAGCAAGATTGTGCATTTAGACTTTGATCGGAGTATTTTATATCCAACAGATAATCAACCCTTCGCTTGCGAGAGGTGTCTGACCTGAAGGATAGGGCCGAAATACACAAACATTGTCAAGATTCACTATCTTTGTCTTGCGATTTAGTCGAACTTTTGCGCCGTTAATTACGGCTGGAATAAGTCAGCAGATACCGAAACCTTCGCGCGGTATATTGTTCTATCGAAAACTAacattggtggctccagagaggaaaacAGTTTGAACTCGTTACTAGCAAAAGCGTGGGTTGTCGCTTGAAGAGCAACCTGTcaaaagtgaaaaataaaaaGCCGTTGCATAGAAAGAGCACTTCCACGAAGGAAAATTACGATTACGACTACGATGTCTGTTCGCAACCATTGCGAAGAGTTagcatttctaaataaatcatagatttcgacacattaaatagacgCAATTATCTGCTTCTTTCCATGCACCAATAGCTTATCAAGTTTAATCAATGAATCATCACAGTAGACTGTCGCCCTGTATAAACAAACCAAAAGAGAATACGCAAACTAACAACTGATAAGGTTAGGACCCTACTGCACCACGCAGACGTAGGCTGATCACGTGATTCAGAAATAAAGCATGATAAGGCGTCGATGTGTCATTCCTTTAGGTTTAGAATTAGTTTATAAGCACTACTTGAACCAACGAAATACATGATCTTTTGTCAGTCGAAAGAGTGCGTTTCACTGTGAAAGAACTCATTCTCGGGAAGTGACTCCTCTACCAAGGTGGATTTCGAGCCTCTAAGAAAGCCAGGACTTCTAATGCAAGTAACCAGCTCTAaggttttgaattttcatctcagaagtttcacttcacctcttcgacaatattttatctgagccacttcagtaaccttacgctctcaCACCATTAGAGCAGTCGGCCTGAAGTTTCGCAAGGATACGATATTTCGAAAGGTTCGAGATTCTTCCGCCAAACTGCAAACGTAGCAGTGTGTCCGTCTCAATCAGCCGATTGAGACAATTTCATCGGCCATCCATCAAGGCCACTCATCGAGGCCACCTTCAGCCGAAGGTTCCGTCAGTTTCCACCAATGGTCAAGTATCGACCAATGTCATTTCAGTACGTAATCAACTAGAAGGGTCATTAGCGATTATGCTATGAGCCCGATGACAAATGTGACATGGTCTGTTGCGATCAATGCGACAGATGGTTTCACCTTATTTGTGTTGAGGTGGAACGAAAGCCAACAAAGCAGGAAACTTGACTCTGTCCCAAATGTCACGAAAAGGAGAACGAAGTCAGGCAGAAAACTCTGGATCTTGAAAGGACGATTGTTGAGGAAACGCAAAGGAATGGCCGCGTTTCAAGCAGATCTATGTCGAAACAACAGTAGAAGGAGGATATACTAAATTGGAAAACATCGCCAGGCTGGAAGAAGCTTTAGTCGGAGAAGCGGCAAGAAGTGTATCGAACCTCATGATAGGTGCAGCCAACATTCCGAAGGTAATACAACGTTTGGTAGACACATTTGGAAAGCCGAAAACGGTCTATAAACAGTTATTAGACGATTTAACCAGAACACTGAACAGCACTAGGGTAAACACGATCAGGATCTCGGAAGATCTTGATAACCTAGTCACAAATATGGAAATTCTACAGAGAACTCATCAGGGTTATAATAGCAGTAGCTCAAATGTATGTGATCACTAATCACAAATCAAACGAAGAAGACGAGATGCAGTAAATTTATGTCGACATCTGCTACTGGAGAACAAGTACGATGAGACAAGCTGAGACAACGAAGCACTGTGAACAACAACAAGTTAAGTAATCTAGATTAAGCTTCTGCAATTAGCAAAAGTTTTCCTTATGTACATCTTTGTGGGCTACTATATAAATCTGGATCTAACTGTGTGCAAACCCATTTTTTTCGAATGGCAGTAATAAATCAGAAACGAATTCTAACTAAGTACAACACCAATGTTTGCGACACACACTGTAAAAATTGCAAATAAAGACTAAGTTCAAAGCTTACTCCAAGGTAATAATTAATCCGAACTCCGGACTAAGTTCACTCAAGTGAAAGCTTCTCTCCCTAACCGGAGAAAACAAAGTGGTTGGAAAACGTCAAAGCCCTGGTGAAAAGGATCTCCTTAATTGGAGAACCAAGTGACCCCTGACAGTGACATAGGGAATGCATCAATTCAAATTCCTATAAAAAGAAAATCATCAAGATGGAGCGGGAGTGAGCAACATCAAGAAGATGAAAGACTTGATAAAGTAACTGTAGGATGAAATGTCTCAGATGAAGTGAACTGCAGCATCAAACACAAAGCCAGAAGTAATCGACCGCAAACTGCAAAATAAGAATCAAGAAGACATTGAAAGCAACGTGTTGCAACGCAAATGTTGCGTGAGAAACAAATGTTCATGGAGTTACTCCGCTTTAACGGTAACCCAAAAGATTGATCGATATTTGCGTTTGATGTCACAAACAACGAAAGCCGAATATTAAAACTTAGACAATCTTCCACGATTGGAAACTTCCATACAATCTATAAGTGAATCGGGTCGAATGTACCCAGAAATATGTGACACTACATAAGAGACCTGCAATGGAGAAAACCGAACGAATGAATGTTCATCACGACAAAACTCGGGAGAAAACTCGACAATAGTGTCGCACGTGCAATTCGGCGCACAAAATGCTTAGAAGATTGCTATTTTTCCACGAAACTATCTCGACAAGAACGAGTCACTAAGATATCCAAACTTAAGTTATGTACGAAGTGTTTTAAGACATATAACTACTAGAAAATGCTTAAGATAGATGAGAAAGTAGAATTAAGATAAGGATTAAGAACGAACCAAAGGTAACAGCCGGGTATGGTGAATGCGACATCTTTGGTGGCTCCCGAGAGGAACAGTGACGTTTTCTTTGTAAGACTGTTTCACTGATAGGCCGAAATGCAAGTTACCTTGTCATAACTCATTGGCTCTGTCTTGGGATACAGTCGAATAGGTGAAAAATATCGAACCCATCGCGCGGTATATTGAACCCGGTAAGAAACTAgcattggtggctccagagaggataatTTCGAACCAGTAATTTCTTAAAAGCGGGGTTGTTGCTGCAGTTATCTGATATCTGAGTGAGTAGTAAAAATGATTAAGAAATCGTGTTTTGTTAGTAATAAGTCTGGTCATGGTCGATTGTGCGATGAGCCAGACAAAGAGGACAGTAGTTTCACTAGACCTTCACCTAAGAAACCTCTGGACTCCGAGATTACGGAAGTGGAAACTATACTCAGAAATAAGAGAACCTAGTAAAGGCTtctttcttcaagtatttctcatcTTCCAGGAGAGGCGTCTGACCTGGAGGATCGGGCCGAGATACTGAGCGCAAGCTACAACTCATTATCTTTGCTTTGCGATTGAGTCACGCATCCTTGTGATCTTTGCTGTTTTCTCTCGATTGGAGCAAGACTTTTAATTACCGAAATCTTAGCGCGATAACTTGCTGAAGCGCATTGACACACATGGCTATTCAAATGCCAAACCTAAATTGTTACTCGGGGACAACCACATGCATTCCTGGTGGTTCCAATTCAACCAAATATAGGTCTTGAGAATTCAACGAATGAATCGCCAGAAATACTTGACTTGGCGTTGATAGTTGAGAAAATAGAATTGAGATAAGCAGACAGAGACAGTAAAAATTGCTGGATACAGATGCAAGTGCGTCATGGCACAGTAAAACCCAGGGAAAAAATGCATAGTAGTATTTAAGATATTGTAGGTAAAATAAAGTTAGTTCTTAGTTTCATCTCATGTGAGTCGGTCTTTGAAATCCGAAAGCACCATAGCACACTTCCTCTTGTTAATGTTCGGTTCGTCCCAAACAATTGGTCTCCAAACAAGATGAGAAAGTATTGGCGACACTACGAGAGCTAATCGAAAGAGGGTACGAACTTGGTCTCTTATGGAATCGCTGGAAGCGCTGTCAAGATTATTGATTCAGGAGAGAAAGATGAAATCCAATCCTGGTCTTAGAGAATGGCACAATTCAAGGATAATCGTAATAATCAAGAAAAACATGTAACAGAAGTGTCTTGACCACCAAGGAAAAGGGTAATAAACTATGGCGCATACATCTTAAAGGACCGCCTGCGTCTAGAACAAAGAACAAAGATGAAGCTTGACAGAATGAGTCATGAAATGAAACGATATCATTAAGCAGAAAGGATAAGCAGCGATCAACAGGTACTGCCTGTATCAAAGGAAATCCCATTTGGTAACAAGTATGCGAAAAGTAATGAAAGAGAAATGACATCTTATTTCTGCAAAGAGAAGACAGATGACAGTATATATGCAAACCTTACAGTTACACCGATTGACCCTTGAGtgacccttttcaaatattagtgcaGATAAGACAAAAAGATGTGCTATTTAGAGTAGCTTCGTAACTTTATGAATCCCTAGCATCATGCAAACTTGTTTCTAACATCCTTAGTCATCAATTTGATTAAATGGACCTCCCATAGTTCCCTGACAAAGTGAAGCCCTCGGACACGCCACTAGACATACCTGTATCCCTACACGGCGCGTTCCAAACCCCATTTGGTGGGAATGCTTCTACACATGGAATGTTTGTTTTACCTGCCAGCACGGCCGTCCGCCTTACATATCCGTTGGCAATATATCCGGAATGAGATACTTGCACAGCTCCTCCTCGCTCGACACGAACACCACCTTGCCGGAGGTGTTCTCATCCAGCCATCCCTTGATCACCGGCCAAATGGTAGAGAACACCATCGGCGCGTTCAGGATCAGGCAGGCCCCCAACCGTTCCGGATAGTGCTTACTGAGCAGCCAGATCAGATTCTTGATCAGCTGGTAGTCCATGCAGGACGTGCTGAACTCGGCCAGATCGAACACGATGCACAGATTGTCGGTCACTTCCTCAAAGCAGCGCTTGCACGCCTCCTCCAGACAATGCACGATGAATTTGGTCAGCTCGTCGATGTCCCGCTCGGAGGAATGGTTCTTGGCCGGAATGTAGATCACCGGTCGGCCGGTGCAATCCCGATGCTTCAGCACCCGAGCCTTGTTGGCGTTGGCCGCTATGGCCGGACTGTCGCACAGCGTTTCCACCCCGTACTCCTGGCGCCACTTGTTCGTCTTGAGAACCGCCTATATTCGAAACAGACGAGTTAAACACAGAGATGCAAACTAATCAAGGACACAACACTCACCTGGAAGGCCGCATCGACCGTTTTGAAAGCCCGCAGATACCGCCGGAGCGAAAACTCATTATGGTACTGCTTGGGATCAGCCTCGGCGATAAGTTTCATTCGCTCCTTCAACGATGCCAAATCAGCAAGATTCACAGCCGCGGGCTCCATTGCCATATGGTTATGTACTGCACACGTCTTTCAGCACTCGATAGTTAACTGGATTATAACACTCTAGCTAGCTATTACGCCAAAACTTTCTCCCAACTGGACACTCGATGAGTCATTTACCACTAAGTCTTCTGATTGAGCACTACTAACACTAGCACTGCTGAGCAGGAACCGCACAGATAAGCCAAGTCGGACGATTGCGATAATAACGCACGGATGACGGATGACTGACTACTGTGCTGTCCAAGCAAACAAAAGTCCAAGAAAATTGACGACGATCGGTATGGTAGTCTTATCGCCAGCTGGCTGGACGCTCCTTGTTTCACATTCGTGTACCTATCGTCTAGGTACTGATAACACGCACGAACAACGAGTGTGGGTAGCAAAAGGGGCGCTT includes:
- the LOC109428393 gene encoding uncharacterized protein LOC109428393, with the translated sequence MAMEPAAVNLADLASLKERMKLIAEADPKQYHNEFSLRRYLRAFKTVDAAFQAVLKTNKWRQEYGVETLCDSPAIAANANKARVLKHRDCTGRPVIYIPAKNHSSERDIDELTKFIVHCLEEACKRCFEEVTDNLCIVFDLAEFSTSCMDYQLIKNLIWLLSKHYPERLGACLILNAPMVFSTIWPVIKGWLDENTSGKVVFVSSEEELCKYLIPDILPTDM